A portion of the uncultured Draconibacterium sp. genome contains these proteins:
- the ccsA gene encoding cytochrome c biogenesis protein CcsA, with protein MKKLSSFLFSMFFTGILVVIFAIAIGYATFIENDYGTSTAKILIYNSRWFEILLFILSINLIGSVFKYKLIARKKWSVLLFHIAFIIIGIGAMITRYYGYEGTMHIRENSSSDFIVSDASYVTVKVSDGTESVEESTEVKFSPYTANRFSERIHFKGQTIHIENQQFMPSAVENIVLDPNGEPIVSLISVVNGTSRNDFILHNNNTKTINGLTLGFGNNVTADVKLILRDGNLFISANDSIQAAGMMSEDSEFIAPNTATQVNTQKAYTYKNLTFAVKQFLPTASVQLAYQQPTQGMSAPDAMKATVSGNGESKEVIVYGRKGEVGQFSNTSLNGLNVAVSYGARVIKLPFAIHLKNFQLERYPGSMSPSSYASEVVLKDGATEMPFRIFMNNILKYKGYRFFQSSYDTDERGTILSVNHDSAGTSVTYFGYLLLAIGMILTLFNKNSRFKSLLKVSAQLREKRKKLFAVLVTGLLLSVSAQAQNTTIAPLNSDHAKSFESLLIQDRKGRVEPVSTLASEILRKVAKKTSWEGLTPTEVFLDMQANPEMWKNVAIIKVANPELRRIIGMNGKYTSFNAIVRPREMGGYILSSSVQAAYNKESNLRNKFDKEIMNVDERVNILMSIFNGNFLTIFPVPNDDNHKWVSINEAQELPAEAADFARQTVSAYLQSVQIRDWATANQLLNNLKQNQQNIGAKIIPSPTKVKMEVIYNNLNIFGKLSKIFMFTGLILLVLQLLSLFNPNIKLRFLKSFAFYFILLLFLAETAGLGIRWYISNHAPWSNGYESMVFISWATALGGLIFAKRSEITLSLTSVLAGLTLMVAGMSWMSPEITNLVPVLKSYWLIVHVAVITASYGFLGISALLGFLNLLLMIFRNKRNSDRINHTVKELVNIIQIALIIGLLMVTLGSFLGGVWANESWGRYWGWDPKETWALVTVLVYTFITHMHRIPGMRGSFAMSVAAVLGISSVLMTYFGVNYYLSGLHSYAQGEAAPIPAGVYIAVVIVAIVIISAYFSERTNPIVEEEVVSEE; from the coding sequence ATGAAGAAGCTTAGTTCATTCCTTTTTTCTATGTTTTTTACCGGTATTTTGGTGGTAATTTTTGCAATAGCTATTGGTTATGCCACATTTATCGAAAATGATTACGGAACCAGCACAGCAAAAATTCTGATTTACAATTCCCGCTGGTTCGAAATCTTGTTATTCATTCTCTCTATCAATCTTATCGGCAGTGTTTTTAAATACAAACTTATTGCCCGCAAAAAATGGTCTGTTCTGCTTTTTCATATTGCGTTTATTATTATTGGAATTGGCGCAATGATTACGCGCTATTACGGCTACGAAGGCACCATGCATATTCGTGAGAACAGCTCGTCAGATTTTATTGTATCTGATGCCTCGTACGTTACGGTTAAAGTTAGCGATGGAACAGAATCGGTTGAAGAATCGACCGAAGTAAAATTTTCGCCTTATACTGCAAACCGATTTTCGGAAAGAATTCATTTCAAAGGACAAACAATTCACATCGAAAATCAACAATTCATGCCATCGGCAGTCGAGAACATTGTACTCGATCCGAATGGAGAACCTATTGTTTCACTCATTTCAGTTGTAAATGGTACTTCCAGAAACGATTTTATACTGCACAACAATAACACCAAAACAATTAACGGATTAACGCTTGGTTTCGGCAACAATGTAACTGCTGATGTTAAGCTCATTTTAAGAGACGGAAACTTGTTTATTTCTGCCAACGACTCTATTCAGGCAGCAGGAATGATGAGTGAAGACAGTGAATTTATAGCCCCCAATACAGCAACACAAGTTAACACTCAAAAAGCATATACATACAAAAACCTCACTTTTGCGGTAAAACAATTTTTACCTACTGCTTCAGTACAACTGGCTTATCAGCAACCTACACAGGGAATGAGTGCCCCCGATGCAATGAAAGCCACTGTTTCGGGCAATGGAGAAAGTAAGGAAGTTATTGTATATGGCCGTAAGGGCGAAGTTGGCCAGTTTTCAAATACATCTTTAAACGGATTAAACGTGGCCGTTTCATACGGCGCCCGCGTTATAAAATTACCATTCGCCATACATCTAAAAAATTTTCAATTGGAGCGATATCCGGGTTCAATGAGTCCATCGTCGTACGCCAGCGAGGTGGTTTTAAAAGACGGTGCCACAGAAATGCCGTTTCGCATTTTTATGAATAATATTTTAAAATATAAGGGATACCGCTTCTTTCAATCGTCGTATGATACCGATGAACGTGGAACAATACTTTCGGTTAACCACGATTCAGCCGGAACATCGGTAACCTACTTTGGCTACCTGCTGCTTGCTATAGGTATGATACTTACCTTATTCAACAAAAACAGCAGGTTTAAAAGCCTGCTAAAAGTATCGGCACAGTTGCGCGAAAAACGAAAAAAGCTATTTGCTGTTCTCGTTACAGGATTATTACTTAGTGTAAGTGCACAAGCTCAAAATACAACTATTGCTCCGTTAAACAGTGATCACGCCAAATCTTTCGAAAGCCTGCTTATACAAGACAGAAAAGGGCGTGTTGAGCCCGTTTCAACACTGGCATCGGAGATATTGAGAAAAGTTGCCAAAAAAACCAGCTGGGAGGGTCTCACTCCAACCGAAGTTTTTCTGGATATGCAGGCAAATCCTGAAATGTGGAAAAACGTAGCAATTATAAAAGTTGCGAATCCAGAATTGCGAAGAATAATTGGTATGAATGGAAAATACACTTCATTCAATGCAATTGTAAGACCTCGCGAAATGGGTGGATACATACTTAGTTCATCAGTGCAGGCAGCTTATAACAAAGAAAGTAATCTGCGTAATAAGTTCGATAAAGAAATTATGAATGTTGACGAACGTGTTAATATTCTAATGTCCATTTTTAACGGCAATTTTCTAACTATCTTTCCTGTTCCTAACGACGATAACCACAAATGGGTGTCGATTAACGAAGCACAGGAACTGCCTGCAGAGGCCGCTGATTTTGCCCGACAAACTGTTTCTGCCTACCTGCAATCGGTTCAAATCCGCGATTGGGCAACAGCCAATCAATTACTGAACAACCTAAAACAAAACCAACAAAATATTGGCGCTAAAATCATTCCGTCGCCAACCAAAGTAAAAATGGAGGTGATTTATAATAACCTGAACATATTTGGTAAATTATCAAAGATCTTCATGTTTACCGGTTTAATACTACTGGTTTTACAGCTGCTTTCGCTTTTTAATCCGAATATAAAATTACGATTCCTGAAAAGTTTTGCATTCTACTTCATCTTGCTGCTTTTCCTTGCCGAAACTGCCGGGCTGGGTATACGCTGGTACATTTCAAATCATGCGCCATGGAGTAATGGTTACGAATCGATGGTATTTATTAGCTGGGCAACAGCACTTGGAGGTTTAATCTTTGCCAAACGCTCGGAAATAACGTTATCGCTAACCTCAGTTTTGGCCGGATTAACATTAATGGTTGCCGGAATGAGCTGGATGAGCCCCGAAATTACCAACCTGGTTCCCGTTCTAAAATCATATTGGTTAATCGTTCACGTGGCAGTTATTACTGCCAGTTACGGATTTTTGGGTATTAGTGCACTGCTTGGCTTCCTGAATCTTCTTTTAATGATTTTCAGAAACAAACGCAATTCAGATCGAATTAACCACACTGTAAAGGAATTGGTAAACATTATACAAATAGCTTTAATAATCGGACTTTTAATGGTTACGCTGGGTTCGTTCCTGGGGGGTGTTTGGGCCAACGAAAGCTGGGGACGATACTGGGGCTGGGATCCGAAAGAAACCTGGGCACTGGTAACTGTTTTGGTGTATACTTTTATTACGCACATGCACCGCATTCCGGGAATGCGTGGAAGCTTTGCCATGAGCGTGGCTGCTGTTTTGGGAATTAGTTCGGTGCTGATGACCTATTTCGGAGTGAATTATTACCTGTCGGGCCTACACTCGTATGCGCAAGGCGAAGCGGCTCCTATTCCGGCAGGTGTTTATATTGCCGTTGTAATTGTGGCTATCGTAATCATTTCAGCTTATTTTTCAGAGCGAACCAATCCAATTGTTGAAGAGGAAGTTGTTAGCGAAGAATAA
- a CDS encoding molybdopterin molybdotransferase MoeA, translated as MNQFEEIQQLISNLPSVFLTEKVLLEDAFNRVLQEDVIADLNMPPFNKSAMDGYACRLEDIANELEVLEVINAGKIASVKIGENQCVKIMTGAAVPTECDCVFMVEDAEELSENTVRCTNSNTKKNICYLGEDYKKGEVLLHKGELITVPQMAVLAGAGYAEVLVSKRPKVTVIATGSELVSPAETPKPGQIRNSNSSQVITQLEKMNLEVVDELMLVDDYELLTNSFNKALQASDFVVFTGGASVGDFDFIPGILKEQGFKIYWDHTGIKPGNPMTFSENNRKFVFGLSGNPVSSFAQFELIAKPAIYKLIGANYKPLRIKARMNFTFQRKKANRLAIIPVVIDNEGAISEIPFHGSAHINALAFANALLEVPLGVSTIQTNEFAYVRPL; from the coding sequence ATGAATCAATTTGAAGAAATACAACAGCTGATCAGTAATTTACCATCGGTTTTCTTAACGGAAAAAGTATTACTAGAGGATGCATTTAATCGCGTTTTACAAGAAGATGTGATTGCCGATTTAAACATGCCGCCTTTCAATAAATCGGCAATGGATGGTTATGCTTGTCGGCTTGAAGACATTGCCAATGAGTTGGAAGTACTGGAGGTGATAAACGCAGGCAAAATCGCGTCCGTAAAAATTGGGGAAAATCAGTGTGTTAAAATTATGACCGGCGCTGCTGTCCCCACCGAATGCGACTGTGTATTTATGGTTGAAGATGCTGAAGAACTATCAGAAAATACAGTGCGTTGCACCAACTCCAATACAAAAAAGAATATTTGTTACCTGGGAGAAGATTATAAAAAAGGGGAAGTGCTACTTCATAAAGGAGAACTTATAACGGTTCCGCAAATGGCGGTGCTTGCCGGTGCAGGTTACGCCGAAGTTTTGGTTTCAAAACGTCCAAAAGTAACGGTAATTGCTACAGGCAGCGAATTGGTTTCTCCTGCTGAAACGCCAAAACCCGGACAGATACGAAACAGTAACTCCAGTCAGGTTATCACCCAGCTCGAGAAAATGAACCTTGAAGTTGTGGATGAATTGATGCTGGTTGACGATTACGAATTGCTCACCAACAGTTTTAACAAAGCACTGCAAGCGAGCGATTTTGTTGTATTTACCGGCGGAGCATCGGTTGGCGATTTTGATTTTATTCCCGGGATTCTGAAGGAACAGGGCTTTAAAATTTACTGGGATCACACCGGTATTAAACCGGGTAATCCGATGACATTCTCGGAAAACAACAGAAAGTTTGTTTTTGGACTTTCAGGAAACCCGGTGTCGTCGTTCGCACAGTTTGAATTGATTGCAAAACCTGCGATTTACAAACTTATCGGGGCCAACTACAAACCGTTGCGCATAAAAGCCCGAATGAACTTCACCTTTCAACGAAAAAAAGCAAACCGACTCGCTATAATTCCAGTAGTTATTGACAACGAGGGAGCAATATCGGAGATTCCGTTTCACGGATCTGCACATATAAATGCCCTGGCTTTTGCCAATGCATTACTTGAAGTACCGCTGGGAGTTTCCACCATTCAAACCAACGAATTTGCATATGTACGACCGCTTTAA
- the moaA gene encoding GTP 3',8-cyclase MoaA: protein MYDRFNRHINYLRISVTDRCNFRCEYCMPAEGLPLKKHEDILSFGEITDIVKAGVKLGIRKLRITGGEPLVRKDLPELISKLSAIPEIEDIGMTTNGVLLPRYAKALKAAGLKRVNISLDTMNPEKFKKITRVGELDDVLRGIDAAIDAGLLPVKINFVRIPGENEEDEQEVREFCKKKGLKLRFIRQMDLRTGEFYAVDGGLGGICKICNRLRLTADGFIVPCLHSGLRYSTRELGIEEAYNQALHNKPEKGVGTESHDFSNIGG, encoded by the coding sequence ATGTACGACCGCTTTAACAGACATATTAACTACCTGCGCATTTCGGTTACCGACCGATGCAATTTCCGGTGCGAGTATTGTATGCCGGCCGAAGGTTTGCCTTTAAAAAAGCACGAGGATATTCTTTCGTTTGGCGAAATTACCGACATTGTTAAGGCAGGAGTTAAACTTGGTATTCGAAAGCTCCGAATTACCGGAGGCGAGCCGTTGGTGCGTAAAGATCTTCCTGAATTGATCAGCAAGCTTTCAGCTATTCCGGAGATTGAAGATATTGGAATGACCACAAACGGTGTTCTCTTACCACGTTATGCCAAAGCACTAAAAGCTGCCGGATTAAAACGGGTAAATATCAGCCTGGATACCATGAACCCGGAGAAATTCAAAAAAATTACCCGCGTTGGAGAGCTTGATGATGTGTTGCGTGGAATAGATGCAGCAATTGATGCCGGACTTCTACCGGTGAAAATAAATTTTGTGCGCATTCCCGGAGAAAATGAAGAGGATGAGCAGGAAGTACGGGAATTCTGCAAAAAGAAAGGCCTGAAGTTGCGTTTCATTCGTCAGATGGATTTGCGCACTGGCGAGTTTTATGCTGTTGACGGTGGTTTAGGTGGCATTTGCAAAATATGTAACCGCCTGCGTTTAACGGCCGACGGATTTATCGTTCCATGCCTGCATTCAGGATTGCGTTACAGCACCCGTGAGTTGGGTATCGAAGAAGCATACAACCAGGCTTTACACAACAAACCGGAAAAAGGAGTAGGAACAGAATCACACGATTTCTCAAATATTGGAGGATAA
- the moaC gene encoding cyclic pyranopterin monophosphate synthase MoaC, producing MSQLSHINDEGKANMVDVGHKPQQVRTAKASGFIALQPETIRLINESLIKKGDVITIAEIAGIQAAKETSRLIPLCHPLQLTKVEVKAEVQENGVQVKSMTKCIGQTGVEMEALTAVNVALLTIYDMCKAVDKNMVMGNVKLDFKEKI from the coding sequence ATGAGCCAGTTATCACATATCAACGACGAAGGAAAAGCAAATATGGTGGATGTAGGCCACAAACCACAACAAGTACGCACAGCCAAAGCATCGGGTTTTATTGCCTTACAGCCCGAAACCATTCGGCTGATTAACGAAAGCCTGATAAAAAAGGGCGACGTAATTACCATTGCTGAGATTGCCGGTATTCAGGCAGCAAAAGAAACATCGCGGCTGATCCCGCTCTGTCATCCACTGCAACTAACCAAAGTTGAAGTGAAAGCCGAAGTTCAGGAAAATGGCGTGCAAGTAAAAAGCATGACCAAATGCATCGGGCAAACCGGCGTTGAAATGGAAGCTTTAACAGCAGTGAATGTTGCATTGTTAACCATTTACGACATGTGCAAAGCCGTTGATAAAAACATGGTAATGGGAAATGTAAAACTTGACTTTAAGGAGAAAATATAA
- a CDS encoding molybdenum cofactor synthesis domain-containing protein codes for MEAQTCKIKSLNISEKKGTIKTPRKELKLNLEGIEGDAHAGKWHRQISLLAAESIKSFEGELGREIKFGEFAENITTEGIVVHKTMPFDRFRAGDVELEVTQIGKKCHGDNCEIFQLAGKCVMPKEGIFCRVIKPGTLSENDELEYLPKSFRIKVITLSDRAFHGIYKDKSGPLLEKLSKDWFNSKTYLCETSRTVIPDEKELLETELQNAVNDGYDIIYTTGSTGIGPRDIAPAIISNFIDLEIPGIMDHIRLKYGAEKPNALLSRSIAGVKNKTLVFSLPGSTKAVNEYLTEIHKILMHSFLMLHGIDGH; via the coding sequence ATGGAAGCACAGACCTGCAAAATAAAATCACTGAATATTTCGGAGAAGAAAGGCACGATTAAAACTCCGCGTAAAGAATTAAAACTAAATCTTGAAGGCATAGAGGGCGATGCACATGCCGGGAAATGGCACCGTCAGATAAGTCTGCTGGCTGCCGAAAGCATTAAAAGCTTTGAGGGAGAGCTAGGCCGTGAGATCAAATTTGGTGAGTTTGCCGAAAACATTACTACCGAAGGAATCGTGGTTCATAAAACCATGCCTTTTGATCGGTTCAGAGCAGGTGATGTTGAATTGGAAGTAACACAAATCGGGAAAAAATGCCACGGCGACAACTGTGAGATTTTTCAATTGGCCGGTAAATGTGTGATGCCCAAAGAAGGAATTTTCTGCCGGGTAATAAAACCGGGAACACTTTCTGAAAACGACGAACTTGAGTATCTTCCAAAATCATTCCGCATAAAAGTTATTACACTCAGCGACCGCGCGTTCCATGGCATTTACAAAGATAAAAGCGGGCCACTTCTCGAGAAACTGAGCAAAGATTGGTTCAACTCTAAAACTTACCTGTGCGAAACTTCGCGCACTGTAATTCCTGATGAAAAAGAGTTATTGGAGACAGAACTTCAAAATGCTGTCAACGACGGATACGATATTATTTATACAACTGGTAGCACCGGAATCGGACCACGAGATATTGCCCCCGCAATCATTTCAAACTTTATCGATTTGGAAATTCCGGGAATCATGGATCACATCCGACTGAAATATGGCGCAGAAAAACCCAATGCATTACTCAGCCGTTCTATCGCCGGAGTGAAAAATAAAACGCTGGTATTCTCGCTGCCGGGAAGTACCAAAGCAGTAAACGAATATTTAACCGAGATTCATAAAATTCTGATGCATTCGTTTTTGATGCTTCACGGAATTGACGGCCATTAA
- a CDS encoding C69 family dipeptidase: MLRISLLVMLVLSSASFLFAQPDETRNESCTSIMFGKSATDDGSVITAHTCDAYYRTWVNFVPAQKFDRDTTHNVYWGTMHTHTAWSMDGMELKGEIPEARETYAYLNTAYPCINEKQLAIGETTITGRKELRNENGLFLIEELERIALQRCTKARDAIKLIGELINEYGFADYGECITIADKKEVWQLEIFGEGPDKIGGVWAAQRIPDNHVGISANISRIGELDLDDPDYYMASDNVFEVAKKLGFWDGKETFKFWKAYSGEKPFDIREYFVLSSMAPGLNLKFDADELPFSVKVEKQVNISDVIALYKQTYDGTEFEMIRNLKVAHKTKNDDGEEITDTIISPAAHPWLAKDKRDLMIALEENSVYRHRPISVQYCSYSWIAQLRDDLPDEIGGKVWFSLDIPRLSPRVPIYCGNLNLPDAYNYCGHKHFSRQSAMWAFTRANRLALVNWGTGKEIIEPEVTALENQVLNETEFVERHAMELLKEDKENAANGNPTQLCREYLTRYSNTSLRSAINRWWELGDKLWVEMRWKF, encoded by the coding sequence ATGTTACGAATATCTTTACTCGTGATGCTGGTTCTTTCATCAGCATCATTTTTGTTTGCCCAACCCGACGAAACCAGGAATGAAAGCTGCACCAGCATCATGTTTGGAAAAAGTGCCACCGACGATGGCTCGGTAATTACCGCGCACACCTGCGACGCTTATTACCGTACCTGGGTAAATTTTGTGCCGGCGCAAAAATTCGATCGCGATACAACACACAATGTATATTGGGGAACCATGCACACGCACACTGCCTGGAGTATGGACGGTATGGAGCTTAAAGGAGAAATTCCCGAGGCTCGCGAAACCTATGCGTATTTAAATACCGCCTATCCGTGCATCAACGAAAAGCAACTGGCAATTGGTGAGACCACTATTACCGGCCGTAAAGAATTGCGAAACGAAAACGGACTTTTTCTGATAGAAGAACTGGAACGGATTGCACTGCAGCGCTGTACAAAAGCGCGCGATGCGATAAAACTAATTGGTGAACTGATTAACGAATACGGTTTTGCCGATTACGGGGAATGTATCACCATTGCCGATAAGAAAGAGGTTTGGCAGCTAGAAATTTTTGGTGAAGGCCCCGATAAAATTGGTGGTGTTTGGGCTGCCCAACGTATCCCGGATAATCATGTGGGCATTTCAGCTAATATCTCGAGAATTGGCGAACTGGATCTGGATGACCCGGATTATTATATGGCTTCCGATAATGTTTTTGAAGTTGCTAAAAAGCTAGGGTTTTGGGACGGAAAAGAAACATTTAAGTTCTGGAAAGCCTACAGTGGAGAGAAACCATTTGATATTCGCGAATATTTTGTGTTGAGTTCGATGGCTCCGGGTTTGAACCTGAAATTCGATGCAGATGAGTTACCTTTCTCGGTGAAAGTGGAGAAACAGGTGAATATCAGCGATGTGATTGCTCTATACAAACAAACCTATGACGGTACCGAATTTGAAATGATTCGTAATCTGAAAGTTGCGCACAAAACAAAGAACGACGATGGCGAAGAGATAACCGATACAATCATCAGTCCGGCTGCACACCCATGGTTGGCAAAAGATAAGCGCGATCTGATGATTGCATTGGAGGAGAATTCGGTTTATCGTCACCGCCCCATTTCTGTGCAGTATTGTTCGTACTCGTGGATCGCACAACTGCGCGATGACCTGCCCGACGAAATTGGAGGCAAAGTTTGGTTTAGCCTCGATATTCCGCGCTTATCACCACGTGTACCTATTTACTGTGGCAACCTTAATTTACCCGACGCCTACAATTATTGCGGACACAAACATTTTAGCCGCCAGTCGGCGATGTGGGCATTTACCCGTGCCAACCGTTTGGCATTGGTTAACTGGGGCACCGGAAAAGAAATAATTGAACCGGAAGTCACCGCTCTTGAAAACCAGGTGCTGAACGAAACTGAATTCGTTGAAAGACATGCGATGGAATTGCTAAAAGAAGACAAAGAAAATGCAGCTAACGGTAATCCAACTCAGTTATGTCGTGAATACCTGACCCGTTACAGTAACACATCGCTACGCTCGGCAATTAATCGCTGGTGGGAACTTGGTGATAAACTTTGGGTTGAGATGCGCTGGAAATTCTAA
- a CDS encoding NUDIX hydrolase has protein sequence MYSYKYPRAALTVDCIVFVQTQMETSVLLIERGREPFKNKWALPGGFVDMDETLEQACIRELEEETGLKVEKMEQFRAYDAINRDPRHRTISVVYSVPLEEQKPVKGSDDAAQAKWFRINELPELAFDHADILGDFFK, from the coding sequence ATGTACAGCTATAAATATCCGCGCGCAGCCCTAACTGTTGATTGCATTGTATTTGTACAAACACAAATGGAAACATCAGTACTATTGATAGAGCGAGGGCGCGAACCGTTTAAAAATAAATGGGCTTTACCCGGCGGATTTGTTGATATGGATGAAACCCTGGAACAAGCCTGTATTCGCGAACTGGAAGAGGAAACCGGTTTGAAGGTTGAAAAAATGGAACAGTTTCGTGCGTACGATGCGATAAACCGCGATCCGCGCCATCGAACTATTTCTGTAGTTTATTCCGTGCCGTTAGAAGAACAAAAGCCGGTAAAAGGAAGTGATGATGCTGCACAGGCAAAATGGTTTCGGATTAACGAACTTCCTGAACTGGCATTTGATCACGCTGATATTTTAGGTGATTTCTTTAAATAA
- a CDS encoding C40 family peptidase, which translates to MNYGISNLSIIPVRLEPSEKSEMVTQILFGEHFEMREQMVGWTNVKLAYDGYEGWIDTKMITPISTRTLNKIEKSPTAVTSDIITIVPVNEEQNLMLAAGSTLPVWRPYLKQFSVIQDTYLATGDVIYGQLKNQREIAIQQALKYFNAPYLWGGRTPFGVDCSGFTQIIYKMIGIKLPRDASEQVKMGTALSFVDEAEPGDLAFFDDEEGNIVHVGIIWKRNKIIHASGKVRIDNVDQFGIFNIDTQRYTHKMRVMKKIIE; encoded by the coding sequence ATGAATTACGGCATTTCCAATTTAAGTATTATCCCGGTTAGGCTCGAGCCTTCGGAAAAAAGCGAAATGGTTACGCAGATTTTATTTGGTGAACATTTTGAAATGCGCGAGCAAATGGTTGGCTGGACCAATGTTAAGCTGGCTTACGATGGTTACGAAGGATGGATTGATACCAAAATGATTACCCCGATAAGTACCCGTACTTTAAACAAAATTGAAAAAAGTCCCACGGCCGTAACGTCCGATATTATTACCATTGTTCCGGTTAACGAGGAGCAAAACCTGATGTTGGCAGCAGGAAGTACTTTACCTGTTTGGCGACCTTACCTAAAACAGTTTTCGGTTATTCAAGACACATATCTGGCAACCGGAGATGTGATTTATGGGCAGTTAAAAAATCAGCGGGAGATAGCGATTCAGCAAGCACTGAAATATTTTAATGCGCCTTATTTATGGGGAGGACGTACACCATTTGGCGTTGATTGCAGTGGTTTTACGCAAATAATTTATAAGATGATTGGTATTAAATTACCACGCGATGCCAGCGAACAGGTTAAAATGGGCACAGCTTTAAGTTTTGTAGATGAAGCAGAACCCGGCGATTTGGCTTTTTTCGATGATGAGGAAGGAAATATCGTTCATGTTGGAATTATCTGGAAACGAAATAAAATCATTCATGCTTCGGGAAAGGTGCGTATTGATAATGTTGACCAATTTGGAATTTTTAACATCGATACGCAACGTTACACCCATAAAATGCGTGTAATGAAAAAAATAATAGAATAA